Within the uncultured Draconibacterium sp. genome, the region AGACATATGTTTTAATTCCTGTTTCACGTCTGCCGAATTGTTAATAATTTCTAAACCAATCCTAAATATATTTTACTATTTAGATAGCTGATAAATTACTTATAATCATTGCTAATGTGTGCTTTTGGTTCTATTTTTAGGAGCAAAACTTAACTATAAAGTCATGATTAGAAAATGTTTATTTCTTGTTTCGGCACTGCTTTTTTCAGTAACAATTCTATTTGCTCAAGAGCCTACTGTTTGGCGGGGACAAAACAACGGTGTTTACGCTGAAACAGGCTTGCTGAAAGAATGGCCGGCCGATGGTCCTGAAATTTTATGGACGGCAGAAGGATTGGGTGAAGGACATTCATCGCCGGTTTTTGCCAACGATAAAATTTACTTGTCGACCATGATCGATGGCGAAGGTTTTATCTTCATTTTTTCGCAAAACGGGGAAGTAATTAAAAAGGTTTCGTACGGAAAAGAATTCGCCGAAAGTTACCCCGGTTCACGTTCGTCGGTTGTAGTGGCAGGCGATTTAATGTATATCTACAGCGGACATGGCATTTTAACTTGCATGGATTCTGAAACCGGAGAAGTGCAATGGCGCAAAAATGCTTTTGAAGATTTCGATGGGAAAAACATTCGCTGGGGAGTAACTGAAACCGTATTGATTGATGGTGATGTTTTGTATTTAACTCCGGGCGGAAAGAAAAATAATATGGTGGCGCTGAATCGTTTTAACGGCGACCTGATCTGGACATCAGCCGGGAAGGGAGAATTATCAGCCTATTGCACGCCTTTGTTGGTGGAGCTTTCTGCACGAAAATTATTGGTTACACACACTGCCGATCATATAATTGGTGTTGATGCGAAAACCGGAGAACTGTTGTGGGATTACCCGCATACCAATCGTTGGAGCGTTCATCCGAATACACCGCTTTATCATAATGGCGACTTATTCTGTTTTAGTGGCTATGGAAAAGGAGGCGTAAAACTCGACCTTAGCGACGATGGCAGCAGTGTTACCAAACAATGGGAAAAAGTGGAACTCGACAGCCGTATGGGAGGAATGGTTGTGGTTGATGGTTATATGTACGGATCGGGCGATAACGCACGCGAATGGCGTTGTGTAGACTGGGAAACCGGAGAAGAGAAATACGTTTCGAAAGATATTGCAAAAGGCGTTACCATTTATGCCGATGGCATGTTGTATTGTTACAGCGAGCGCGGCGAATTGGCCCTGGTTAAAGCTACGCCCGAAGGTTTCAACATCGTTAGCGAAACAAAAGTTGAACTGGGAACAGCTCAACACTGGGCGCACCCGGTAATCAACACTGGGCGCTTGTTTGTTCGCCATGGCGATGTGCTGATTGCTTATAAAATAAAGTAAAAGCAAAACTAAAAAAGGATGTTTGCAGAGTAAACATCCTTTTTTAGCCTTTATTTGTCGCACGTTTTTGATGGACAAAAGCTCAAAAAGTATATTTGAATAAAAATCATGAACGAAAAGCAACTACCAATATTTTTCCGCTACCGTCTTCTGTGGCACCTTTTGTTTTGGGTGGTTGTTTTTATTGGCTATTGGCTCACCTACGGCGGATATCTCGATCATTATTACGCTGAATTCATAATCGGGCTCACATTGTTACCTGCACGAATCATTGGTACCTACACGATGATTTATTTGATTTTGCCCTTTGCGCTGGAGAAAAAGAAGTTCGTAACATTTGGCGTCCTTACTTTAATTCATGCGCTGCTGTTTGGCTTCCTGATTTACATATCGTACTACTTCCCGAATTTGTTTCCCGAGTTTTTCGATTACTCGCAGTTGCCGCTGTTTTACGTGCCAAAAATTCTGAGTAAAATTATTTCAAACTACGGAATCCCGGTGTTGGCAGCTTTTATAATCGTATTTAAAAAGTGGTACATCGACGAGCAAAAAAATAAAAAGCTGGCTGAAGAAAAACTGGCAGCCGAATTGAATTTCCTGAAGTCGCAGGTTCATCCGCATTTTCTGTTCAATACACTGAATAACCTGTATGCTTTAACCTTGATCAAATCGGAAAAAACACCCGATATTGTGCTGAAATTATCCGGTTTGCTCGATTATATGATCTACAAAAGCAACGGTGATTTTGTTCCGCTAAAAGAAGAAATAGATATTATTGAAAGTTATGTGGAACTGGAGAGGATGCGCTACAATAATCGTCTCGATTTAAAATATAATGTTGACGGAGATGTTGATCATCACCGGATTGCGCCGCTGATTTTATTGCCATTTATTGAAAATGCATTTAAACATGGTGCCAGCAAAGACCGTAAAAACCCGATGGTGGATATCAATATTAAGATTGATGAAAAATGCCTGACTTTGCAGGTGGCAAACTCGATCCACGGCCAGCAGAAAGAAGAAACAAAGCAGAATGAGGGAATTGGCTTAAAGAATGTACGCCGGCGTTTGGAGCTGCTTTATCCAGAATCGCATAAACTTACGATTGATAAGCAGGATACGAAGTTTGAGATTAACCTAAGAGTTTGTTATAAATGAGTAAAACAAGGTGCATAATAGTTGATGATGAGCCGCTTGCCATTGAAGTGCTGAAGTCGCATATCCAAAAACTCGACTCGCTTGAAATCACAGGAACCTGTGCCGATGCCATTGAAGCATTCGATTTCTTAAAATCACACGATGTCGACCTGGTTTTCCTCGATATTAACATGCCGGAAATGAAAGGGACTGATCTGGTAAAAACCCTGAAAAATCCGCCGGCTATTGTTTTTACAACTGCCTATCGCGAGTATGCCATCGAAAGCTACGATTTAAATGTGTTGGACTATCTTTTGAAACCCATTTCGTTCGAGCGCTTTTTGCAGGCGGTTGAAAAATTCAATCAGCAAAATATGTTGATAGAAGAGGTTACGCTGCATAAAAACAACGGCGATTCGGAATACATTTATTTGCGCGAAAAGAATGTGATTCACAAAATACCGGTCACCGAAATTGTGTACGTTGAGAGTTTTGGTGACTACGTGAAATTACACACACCCGACCGGGAAATTAACAGCCGTTGCACCATGTCGGCACTCGAAAGAGCACTGCCCGGTAAAGGCTTTGTCAGAGTGCATCGCTCATTTCTGGTCGCTGTAGGCCGCATTACCAGTTTTAGTCCGGTAATGGTAGCCATTGGCGAAAAAGAGTTTCCGATAGGAACGAGATATCGCGAAAAAACCTTTGAAAAACTCGATTATAATTCATTCTTAAACAAATAAAAACCATGAAGATTGCACTAACACTTTTAATTACCGCATTAGCGTTC harbors:
- a CDS encoding PQQ-binding-like beta-propeller repeat protein; the encoded protein is MIRKCLFLVSALLFSVTILFAQEPTVWRGQNNGVYAETGLLKEWPADGPEILWTAEGLGEGHSSPVFANDKIYLSTMIDGEGFIFIFSQNGEVIKKVSYGKEFAESYPGSRSSVVVAGDLMYIYSGHGILTCMDSETGEVQWRKNAFEDFDGKNIRWGVTETVLIDGDVLYLTPGGKKNNMVALNRFNGDLIWTSAGKGELSAYCTPLLVELSARKLLVTHTADHIIGVDAKTGELLWDYPHTNRWSVHPNTPLYHNGDLFCFSGYGKGGVKLDLSDDGSSVTKQWEKVELDSRMGGMVVVDGYMYGSGDNAREWRCVDWETGEEKYVSKDIAKGVTIYADGMLYCYSERGELALVKATPEGFNIVSETKVELGTAQHWAHPVINTGRLFVRHGDVLIAYKIK
- a CDS encoding histidine kinase → MNEKQLPIFFRYRLLWHLLFWVVVFIGYWLTYGGYLDHYYAEFIIGLTLLPARIIGTYTMIYLILPFALEKKKFVTFGVLTLIHALLFGFLIYISYYFPNLFPEFFDYSQLPLFYVPKILSKIISNYGIPVLAAFIIVFKKWYIDEQKNKKLAEEKLAAELNFLKSQVHPHFLFNTLNNLYALTLIKSEKTPDIVLKLSGLLDYMIYKSNGDFVPLKEEIDIIESYVELERMRYNNRLDLKYNVDGDVDHHRIAPLILLPFIENAFKHGASKDRKNPMVDINIKIDEKCLTLQVANSIHGQQKEETKQNEGIGLKNVRRRLELLYPESHKLTIDKQDTKFEINLRVCYK
- a CDS encoding response regulator transcription factor: MSKTRCIIVDDEPLAIEVLKSHIQKLDSLEITGTCADAIEAFDFLKSHDVDLVFLDINMPEMKGTDLVKTLKNPPAIVFTTAYREYAIESYDLNVLDYLLKPISFERFLQAVEKFNQQNMLIEEVTLHKNNGDSEYIYLREKNVIHKIPVTEIVYVESFGDYVKLHTPDREINSRCTMSALERALPGKGFVRVHRSFLVAVGRITSFSPVMVAIGEKEFPIGTRYREKTFEKLDYNSFLNK